In Kosmotoga arenicorallina S304, a genomic segment contains:
- a CDS encoding ABC transporter substrate-binding protein: MKKLLLVLMLVAIAAFAFGKETLVVVSRLWTPPSEKEFVINEIIKPFEEMYGVEVKFSTLDDQKMLEQVKLQQETGNITTDVVIAYAANMPQWVDNGYVVDLTDVVSQWTDRHFSKGLDSMTIFDGKRYFLPIGADVYLFIANKKALPYLPEGADIQDLTWEQVAEWANAIALGEGEGKFVVTGVPKKSFIYQAGAICLSYGADWPNLDNPGAMAAFYLLSKMADAFPPAVMTYDDSRPPLKRGEGWLAAAHNARIGEVYKNDPTNFVIAPVPKGPAGRGSVAGTSGLAIVKGTKHYDLAVKFLEYITRPDIMLKVSKGTGGFIPTVEEAINYLGDTVEDEVIKKSIMVMKTGVLSYIAPKWTDWGQVKLVYDDIFKNMIMNGIFDPEYLEIMQLKIDALRK; the protein is encoded by the coding sequence ATGAAAAAGCTTCTTCTCGTTCTTATGCTTGTTGCCATTGCGGCTTTCGCGTTTGGTAAGGAAACGTTGGTTGTCGTATCAAGGCTCTGGACACCACCATCAGAAAAGGAATTTGTTATCAATGAAATCATCAAGCCTTTTGAAGAAATGTATGGTGTCGAAGTAAAGTTCTCCACCCTTGATGACCAGAAAATGCTTGAGCAGGTAAAGTTGCAGCAGGAAACAGGCAACATCACAACTGATGTTGTTATTGCTTATGCGGCAAACATGCCTCAGTGGGTTGACAATGGTTATGTTGTTGATCTCACCGATGTAGTTTCTCAGTGGACAGACAGGCATTTTTCCAAAGGTCTCGATTCTATGACCATTTTTGACGGCAAAAGATACTTCCTTCCTATTGGAGCCGATGTTTATCTCTTTATTGCCAATAAAAAGGCTCTTCCATACCTTCCCGAAGGCGCAGATATTCAGGATCTTACCTGGGAACAGGTAGCAGAATGGGCCAATGCAATCGCTTTGGGTGAAGGTGAAGGAAAATTCGTTGTTACTGGCGTTCCCAAGAAATCTTTCATTTACCAGGCAGGAGCAATATGTCTATCCTATGGTGCCGATTGGCCGAACCTTGACAATCCAGGTGCCATGGCCGCTTTCTATCTCTTGAGCAAAATGGCTGATGCTTTCCCGCCAGCTGTTATGACTTACGACGATTCAAGGCCACCGCTGAAAAGAGGAGAAGGTTGGCTCGCAGCAGCCCATAACGCAAGAATTGGAGAAGTTTACAAAAACGACCCGACAAACTTCGTTATCGCTCCAGTTCCAAAAGGTCCTGCTGGAAGAGGTTCAGTTGCTGGAACCAGTGGGCTTGCTATCGTTAAAGGAACAAAGCACTACGATCTCGCTGTTAAATTCCTCGAGTACATCACCAGACCCGATATCATGCTGAAGGTTAGCAAGGGTACCGGAGGCTTCATTCCAACTGTTGAAGAAGCTATCAACTACCTTGGAGACACTGTTGAAGACGAAGTCATTAAGAAATCCATCATGGTCATGAAGACCGGAGTACTGTCCTACATTGCTCCTAAATGGACAGACTGGGGCCAGGTAAAGCTCGTATATGACGACATTTTCAAGAACATGATCATGAATGGTATTTTTGATCCTGAATACCTTGAAATCATGCAACTCAAAATTGACGCTCTCAGGAAGTAA
- a CDS encoding glycosyltransferase family 4 protein: MNIGLAHFRVGETDGVSLEMEKWRKVLEKMGHKVFFISGTPNYGEIYIPEMNFHSERFKRIEYNAYRELRDYSSEEEFKKDILKEAKIIEEKLTDAVKRNSIDVLVPNNIFSLGVALPVAIAFARVIRNLGLKAIAHNHDFYWEREVLSKPTCDFVKECLEEYYPPKDENVKQVVINEIARKELFVRKGLRSTVVPNVFDFEQPLWKSDDFNYDLREKLGISTNDIVFLQATRVTDRKAIELAIEVVGEVSRRRNELYGTLYDGRKFTSDDRIVMLMPGLIETATNYDNFLREVAAAEGVEVVWCNQMMGAERQNTEGQKMYSLWDMYVIADMITYPSILEGWGNQFLEALFSKKNMIVFEYPVYLTDIKPLGFEVISLGEKYSERSGTGYVEIPREKIVKAAKETIELLKNKEEYSRRAEKNFSIGQQHLSYKTLEEKLRQIISSFNS; this comes from the coding sequence ATGAATATCGGTCTTGCTCATTTTAGAGTTGGTGAAACTGATGGTGTTTCTCTAGAGATGGAGAAATGGAGAAAAGTTTTGGAGAAAATGGGACACAAAGTTTTTTTCATCTCCGGCACGCCTAATTATGGCGAGATCTACATCCCTGAGATGAATTTTCACAGCGAAAGGTTCAAGAGAATAGAATACAACGCTTATAGGGAATTGAGAGATTACAGCAGTGAAGAAGAATTCAAAAAGGACATATTAAAAGAAGCCAAAATCATTGAAGAAAAGCTTACTGACGCGGTTAAAAGAAACAGTATTGATGTTCTTGTTCCAAATAACATATTTTCATTGGGAGTGGCACTGCCAGTAGCGATTGCCTTTGCAAGGGTTATAAGGAATCTTGGATTGAAAGCCATAGCACACAACCATGATTTTTACTGGGAAAGGGAGGTTCTTAGCAAACCGACTTGCGATTTTGTAAAGGAGTGCCTTGAAGAATACTATCCGCCAAAGGACGAAAACGTAAAGCAGGTAGTAATTAACGAAATTGCAAGGAAAGAGCTTTTTGTTAGAAAAGGTCTTAGATCAACAGTAGTTCCAAATGTGTTTGACTTTGAACAACCACTGTGGAAATCTGATGATTTCAATTATGATTTAAGAGAAAAACTGGGTATTTCAACCAATGATATAGTGTTTTTACAGGCTACCCGGGTTACCGACAGAAAAGCTATAGAATTAGCGATAGAAGTAGTTGGCGAAGTAAGTAGAAGGCGAAACGAGCTTTATGGAACCCTTTATGATGGCAGGAAGTTTACCTCTGATGATCGTATTGTAATGCTCATGCCCGGGCTTATTGAGACCGCTACAAACTACGATAATTTCCTCAGAGAAGTTGCCGCAGCAGAGGGTGTGGAAGTTGTATGGTGCAATCAAATGATGGGTGCAGAAAGGCAAAACACGGAAGGCCAAAAGATGTATTCGCTCTGGGATATGTATGTGATTGCAGATATGATAACCTATCCCAGTATTCTTGAAGGCTGGGGCAATCAATTTCTCGAGGCCCTTTTTTCAAAAAAGAACATGATTGTTTTTGAATATCCAGTGTACTTGACTGACATAAAACCACTGGGTTTTGAAGTAATAAGCCTTGGGGAAAAGTACTCTGAAAGAAGTGGTACGGGATATGTTGAAATTCCAAGAGAAAAGATTGTAAAGGCCGCAAAGGAAACAATAGAGCTGTTAAAGAACAAAGAAGAGTATAGCCGCAGAGCTGAAAAAAACTTCTCAATAGGGCAACAACACCTCTCCTATAAAACGCTTGAAGAAAAACTCAGGCAAATTATCTCAAGCTTTAATTCATAA
- a CDS encoding carbohydrate ABC transporter permease — MVITATKFKRYIPYLLITPTIIYYAVFWLRPVLAAVFYSFQEEGSTAFTLANYKAIFSDPYFLKAIINTGIFVAISVTLEFIVAMGLALLINKKFRGAGLFLSLALIPMALPATAVGAMWSSGFATYGWMNSLLYKLGLIAADGKIPFLAGNEFQSLMLVIIIDAWQVIPFMMVILLAGLQGIPKESIEAGYIFGGNKPTVLRKITMPMLKSSIQTALILRIISAIQVWLIIVMIYGYRRIPVLLEEVVFYKEELLGFYRIALAYSVIVAIVVSIVAVLYLKVSGAFKKEEA, encoded by the coding sequence ATGGTTATCACGGCGACGAAGTTCAAAAGGTACATCCCCTACCTTTTGATAACCCCAACGATTATTTATTACGCTGTTTTTTGGTTAAGGCCAGTTCTTGCGGCTGTTTTTTACAGTTTTCAAGAGGAAGGCAGCACTGCCTTTACGTTAGCTAATTACAAAGCTATATTCAGTGACCCTTACTTTCTAAAAGCGATTATCAACACAGGGATTTTCGTTGCTATTTCCGTAACTTTAGAGTTTATAGTAGCTATGGGATTGGCATTGCTTATCAACAAGAAGTTTCGAGGAGCTGGCTTATTTCTTTCACTGGCTTTAATACCGATGGCTTTACCTGCAACTGCTGTCGGAGCCATGTGGTCAAGTGGTTTTGCTACCTATGGATGGATGAACAGCTTGCTTTACAAACTTGGTTTGATAGCTGCTGATGGAAAGATTCCTTTCCTCGCTGGTAACGAATTTCAATCTTTGATGCTTGTCATTATAATCGACGCATGGCAAGTCATCCCTTTCATGATGGTCATTTTGCTTGCGGGTCTGCAAGGAATTCCAAAAGAATCGATTGAAGCAGGCTACATATTTGGTGGGAATAAACCCACTGTTTTAAGGAAGATAACAATGCCTATGTTGAAATCCAGCATTCAGACTGCCCTTATACTAAGGATAATCTCCGCAATTCAAGTTTGGCTTATCATTGTTATGATTTATGGTTATAGGAGGATTCCCGTTTTACTTGAAGAAGTCGTATTCTATAAAGAGGAGCTTTTAGGCTTCTATAGAATTGCACTCGCGTACTCAGTTATAGTCGCGATTGTCGTTTCAATTGTCGCAGTACTCTATTTGAAGGTTTCAGGCGCCTTCAAAAAGGAGGAAGCTTAA
- a CDS encoding LacI family DNA-binding transcriptional regulator: MKKVTITDIAKLTGYSIKTVSRVINNEPNVREETRRKILRVIEEHNYSVNLLAKALRNSETRTVILFIDRRRGKYWNEWHDLMLKSFMVKLKERGYKVIISPSSGEEMINNDADGFHLLKSGLADGAIMFDVISNDCRVNYLRANNIPFVIIGKDKDFNDTAFVDLDNYLVGYIGAEYLIKKGYKNIVLFLGPKVFNVNRERAKGFEDACKKHNTAHSIYYGLSTIKEVYKMTHILLERAVVDSFFISGDDKALGAYRAIREKALKIPENVAVLGIDNLPSSEYMYPPLTSIDQNVEKFSEKAVNLLIEMMHSKKKSPQRIILTPKIVERQSV; the protein is encoded by the coding sequence ATGAAAAAAGTCACCATTACAGACATTGCAAAACTCACCGGTTACTCAATCAAAACGGTTTCCAGGGTTATAAACAACGAACCCAACGTTAGAGAAGAAACCCGCAGGAAGATTTTGCGGGTTATTGAGGAGCACAATTACAGTGTCAATCTACTCGCAAAAGCGCTAAGGAATAGCGAAACCAGGACTGTGATACTTTTTATTGACAGAAGAAGAGGTAAATACTGGAATGAATGGCATGACCTTATGCTCAAAAGTTTCATGGTCAAATTAAAGGAAAGGGGCTATAAAGTTATCATTTCCCCTTCTTCAGGTGAAGAGATGATTAACAACGATGCTGATGGGTTTCATCTATTAAAAAGCGGTCTTGCAGATGGAGCGATAATGTTCGATGTCATATCCAACGACTGTCGGGTCAATTATCTGAGAGCCAACAACATTCCTTTTGTGATAATTGGAAAAGACAAAGACTTCAACGATACAGCTTTTGTCGATCTCGATAATTACCTTGTAGGCTATATTGGCGCTGAATACCTTATAAAAAAAGGATACAAAAATATAGTCCTTTTTCTCGGACCGAAAGTTTTCAACGTCAATCGTGAAAGGGCAAAAGGTTTTGAAGATGCCTGTAAGAAACATAACACCGCTCACAGTATCTATTATGGATTATCCACTATAAAAGAAGTGTATAAAATGACTCATATACTTCTCGAAAGAGCGGTTGTTGACTCCTTTTTCATTTCTGGCGACGATAAAGCACTCGGAGCTTACAGGGCAATCCGTGAAAAAGCATTAAAAATTCCTGAGAATGTTGCTGTTCTGGGTATCGATAATCTGCCTTCCAGCGAGTATATGTACCCACCACTAACTTCTATTGATCAGAATGTTGAAAAATTCTCAGAAAAAGCTGTAAATCTCTTAATAGAAATGATGCACTCTAAAAAGAAATCCCCACAAAGGATCATTTTGACTCCAAAAATCGTTGAAAGACAGTCTGTATGA
- a CDS encoding peroxiredoxin, which produces MEARIPLIGENFPELEVQTTQGVMKLPDVFKGKWFILFSHPADFTPVCTTEFVAFQKRYEEFKTLNTELIGLSIDQVFSHIKWIEWIKDNLKVEIKFPVIADDTGKVASKLGLIHPGKGTNTVRAVFIVDPESTIRAMLYYPQELGRNMDEFLRMIKGFQIADREGVAVPANWPNNELVGDEVIVPPASDVATAEKRKKEYQCFDWWFCHKKL; this is translated from the coding sequence ATGGAAGCGAGGATACCTTTAATTGGCGAAAATTTTCCTGAATTAGAAGTTCAAACAACCCAGGGAGTCATGAAACTCCCGGATGTTTTCAAAGGTAAGTGGTTCATCCTGTTCAGTCACCCGGCGGATTTTACACCGGTATGCACCACGGAATTTGTTGCTTTCCAAAAACGCTACGAAGAATTCAAAACACTTAATACAGAACTTATAGGTCTTAGTATTGACCAAGTATTCTCCCATATAAAATGGATTGAATGGATCAAAGATAATCTCAAAGTGGAAATCAAATTTCCTGTAATTGCTGATGACACCGGAAAAGTTGCTTCAAAACTTGGCCTTATTCATCCTGGAAAAGGGACAAATACTGTTAGGGCGGTTTTTATAGTTGATCCTGAAAGCACAATCCGTGCCATGCTGTATTATCCTCAGGAACTTGGTAGAAACATGGATGAATTTTTGAGAATGATCAAAGGTTTCCAGATTGCTGATAGGGAAGGCGTAGCAGTCCCCGCAAATTGGCCCAACAATGAACTTGTTGGCGATGAAGTTATTGTCCCACCCGCAAGTGATGTGGCAACTGCTGAAAAGAGAAAAAAAGAGTATCAATGTTTTGACTGGTGGTTCTGCCATAAAAAACTGTGA
- a CDS encoding ABC transporter ATP-binding protein, with the protein MATLELINLSKRYGKSVWGAKDVNLKVNDKEFIVFLGPSGCGKTTTLRMIAGLEEVTEGKVLIDGEDITDMPPRKRNVSMVFQSYAVWPHMTVYDNIAFALKLKKMEKSTIDKIVREVAELVNIGEYLERFPRQLSGGQRQRVALARAIAVKPKLFLMDEPLSNLDAKLRVRMRTELKAIHHKTEATTIFVTHDQSEAMSMADRIVVMKDGKIVQIGTPDEVYFDSANIFVAGFIGTPPTNFLEMEIHRDKGETFLVNPLFRFKLTDKLLPYLKNYNKDKLIMGVRPESIQINSDNETVFKEKVLVVEPQGSHQIVAVELNGKIMKIVAPSFPKYSPDENIDISFDEKRVMFFDIETEERLRID; encoded by the coding sequence ATGGCAACACTTGAACTTATAAATCTTTCCAAAAGATATGGCAAAAGCGTTTGGGGCGCAAAGGATGTAAACCTGAAAGTGAATGACAAGGAATTCATAGTCTTCCTTGGCCCTTCGGGTTGTGGCAAAACAACCACCCTGAGAATGATAGCAGGACTTGAAGAGGTCACGGAGGGAAAGGTTCTCATAGACGGAGAAGATATCACCGATATGCCGCCGAGAAAAAGAAACGTCTCTATGGTTTTCCAAAGTTATGCTGTGTGGCCTCACATGACCGTTTATGATAACATCGCTTTTGCCCTTAAATTGAAGAAAATGGAGAAGTCAACAATTGATAAGATAGTAAGAGAAGTCGCGGAATTGGTAAACATCGGGGAGTATCTCGAAAGATTTCCACGTCAGCTTTCAGGTGGCCAAAGGCAAAGGGTTGCTCTTGCAAGGGCAATAGCGGTGAAACCCAAGCTCTTTTTGATGGATGAACCCCTTTCAAATCTTGATGCAAAGCTCAGGGTACGCATGCGGACAGAGTTAAAGGCAATACATCATAAAACCGAAGCCACAACCATCTTTGTTACTCATGATCAGTCAGAAGCCATGAGTATGGCAGATAGAATTGTTGTTATGAAAGATGGGAAGATCGTTCAAATAGGTACGCCAGATGAAGTGTATTTTGATAGTGCCAATATTTTTGTTGCAGGGTTTATAGGCACACCGCCAACGAACTTCCTTGAAATGGAAATACACCGTGATAAAGGGGAAACCTTTCTTGTGAACCCGCTTTTCAGGTTTAAGTTAACCGACAAGTTGCTTCCATATCTGAAAAATTACAACAAAGATAAATTGATAATGGGTGTAAGGCCTGAAAGCATCCAGATCAATAGCGACAACGAAACAGTTTTCAAAGAAAAGGTTCTTGTAGTTGAACCTCAGGGATCACATCAGATTGTCGCTGTTGAATTGAATGGAAAAATAATGAAGATAGTGGCACCATCTTTCCCGAAATATTCACCCGATGAAAACATCGATATTTCGTTCGATGAGAAGAGAGTTATGTTTTTTGATATTGAAACTGAAGAAAGACTTAGGATTGACTAA
- a CDS encoding GAF domain-containing protein encodes MFHEGTNKDELLIGRFISGVHLNLLDLIDEIVIIFLIDSMDSPGQIVYANKMAVELLGYSLEDLLNKSFYDLAEDIPTDIKVRKEERFNCELTAFSGSYLSLLGSISFIKHSERNFGVFIGKDRSKITKLLSELQWRIDFESLISKISSMFVGLFDFDNSINRALAAIGTFTGADRAYLFLFDEERNSISNTHEWCAKGIKPEKERLQNLPVDMFPWWMRKLKSGKILNIEEVAKLPEEASAEREILQAQNIKSLIVLPVFAGKELAGFVGLDDVDRDIPWQEGDIKLLRIFSEILSRAFEIKYYIDDKKRGLRPL; translated from the coding sequence ATGTTCCACGAAGGCACTAACAAAGATGAATTGCTAATCGGGCGGTTTATCTCCGGAGTTCATCTTAACTTGCTCGATCTGATTGATGAGATTGTCATAATTTTTCTAATTGATTCTATGGACAGTCCCGGGCAAATTGTATACGCAAACAAAATGGCTGTGGAATTGCTCGGATACTCTTTAGAAGATTTGCTAAATAAAAGTTTTTACGATCTTGCAGAAGATATTCCGACAGATATCAAAGTTCGAAAAGAAGAAAGGTTCAACTGTGAATTAACTGCATTCTCTGGTTCTTATCTGTCACTTTTAGGTTCTATCAGTTTCATAAAACACAGCGAGAGAAATTTTGGAGTATTCATTGGAAAAGATAGGAGCAAGATAACAAAACTTTTAAGTGAACTGCAATGGCGAATAGATTTTGAGAGCCTTATTAGTAAAATTTCCTCAATGTTTGTAGGATTATTCGATTTCGATAATTCTATAAATAGAGCCCTTGCAGCAATCGGAACCTTTACCGGAGCTGATAGAGCTTACCTCTTTCTCTTTGATGAAGAAAGAAACAGTATATCCAATACTCATGAATGGTGTGCCAAAGGAATAAAACCCGAAAAAGAAAGACTTCAAAATCTTCCTGTTGATATGTTTCCATGGTGGATGCGCAAATTAAAATCCGGAAAAATCCTCAATATCGAAGAAGTGGCAAAATTGCCCGAGGAAGCTTCTGCTGAAAGGGAAATACTTCAAGCTCAAAACATAAAATCTCTAATCGTTCTTCCTGTCTTTGCTGGAAAAGAACTTGCGGGTTTTGTGGGACTGGATGATGTAGATAGGGACATTCCATGGCAGGAAGGCGATATAAAATTACTGAGAATTTTTTCTGAAATTCTCTCAAGGGCTTTTGAAATTAAATATTACATAGATGATAAGAAAAGGGGCTTGCGCCCCTTATGA
- a CDS encoding PadR family transcriptional regulator has product MRGFGRGAGAFGRRWLELYLLLLIAEKPSHGYELSARLKDFGVMIPGIGQMGSLYRILSTLEMGGLVATDWDMSEGGPARKVYKITEEGFSFLEDAMESVYALKTNIENFIRRYEALKKENKNN; this is encoded by the coding sequence TTGCGTGGATTTGGAAGAGGTGCCGGTGCTTTTGGCAGGCGATGGCTTGAACTGTATTTACTATTACTCATTGCAGAAAAACCATCTCACGGTTATGAACTATCTGCAAGGTTGAAGGATTTTGGCGTTATGATTCCGGGAATTGGTCAGATGGGGAGCCTTTATAGAATATTATCAACCCTAGAAATGGGGGGATTGGTGGCTACGGATTGGGATATGAGCGAGGGAGGCCCGGCAAGAAAGGTTTACAAGATCACCGAAGAGGGGTTCTCTTTTCTTGAAGATGCCATGGAAAGTGTCTATGCATTGAAAACAAACATAGAGAATTTTATTAGAAGATATGAAGCGCTAAAAAAGGAGAACAAAAATAATTAA
- a CDS encoding MFS transporter: protein MREKRHFIAFVWHASFLALTMAFVEVNTVLPSLVLKAGGNSFSIGLITAITTGIPLLVQIVFAGLLMARPKKKPFLLFGIYLRIFALAFMGFMLKSSLTGSVLLLMIFLVISVFSFSGVFAGICYTDLLGKSIAGKSRRKFMAFRQIVGSILSFGGGFLARMVVSEVPYPDNYSMMFFVAAISLALGSMGFWLIYESPAKIISYPGFWKILKNIPSTLKKDGNLRNYIVFSNLTGFGLILIPFYVLLAKETYGLSGENVGNFLFLQMIGILIAGFFWGSYLQHKGFKKLLYACALFGGTIPILSLFLSNVGDNFYALIFLLTGVTLSARKMGFEGLLIEISNDENRALYTGISGAFNVVTSILPLIMGAIIDFIGFKIVFSLSSFFIFSGILYLRRIKIVEV, encoded by the coding sequence CCGGCGGGAATAGTTTTTCAATCGGACTAATTACAGCTATTACAACAGGAATCCCTTTACTTGTGCAAATAGTATTTGCTGGTCTTCTTATGGCACGCCCTAAAAAGAAGCCATTTTTGTTATTTGGAATATATCTAAGAATTTTTGCTCTGGCTTTTATGGGCTTTATGTTGAAAAGCAGTTTAACAGGTAGCGTTCTTCTTTTAATGATTTTCCTGGTTATCTCCGTTTTCTCCTTTAGCGGCGTTTTCGCGGGTATTTGTTATACAGACCTGTTGGGTAAATCCATTGCCGGAAAAAGCAGAAGAAAATTTATGGCTTTCAGGCAAATTGTTGGCAGTATACTTTCATTTGGTGGTGGCTTTCTTGCGAGAATGGTTGTGAGCGAGGTTCCGTATCCAGACAATTACTCAATGATGTTTTTCGTAGCTGCCATTTCTTTAGCCCTTGGCTCCATGGGTTTCTGGCTAATTTATGAATCACCTGCGAAGATAATTTCCTATCCGGGCTTCTGGAAAATACTGAAAAACATTCCTTCAACTTTGAAAAAAGACGGCAATCTGCGCAACTACATCGTATTTTCAAATCTAACCGGTTTTGGACTTATACTCATTCCTTTTTACGTGCTTTTAGCAAAGGAAACTTATGGTCTTAGTGGTGAAAACGTGGGCAACTTTCTCTTTCTCCAAATGATTGGTATACTCATTGCCGGGTTTTTCTGGGGAAGTTACCTGCAACACAAGGGATTTAAAAAATTGTTATATGCTTGTGCTCTTTTCGGCGGTACGATTCCCATCCTTTCCTTATTTTTATCAAATGTCGGAGATAATTTTTATGCCCTGATCTTCCTTTTAACAGGGGTTACCTTAAGCGCAAGGAAAATGGGGTTTGAAGGGTTACTTATTGAAATTTCCAATGATGAAAATAGAGCGCTTTATACTGGTATTTCAGGAGCGTTCAACGTCGTTACCTCTATTTTGCCCCTTATTATGGGAGCCATTATTGATTTCATAGGATTCAAAATAGTATTTTCACTTTCAAGCTTTTTCATATTTTCGGGTATACTTTACTTGAGAAGAATAAAAATAGTGGAGGTGTAA
- a CDS encoding carbohydrate ABC transporter permease, translating into MARKSGKKIISSTVFYIFVVGIAMVIIFPIYFLVSISFMSDQEAYDWPIALAPAFSNTFLLQESDDIPGGYLISVYSRSKKDFSMIFDSDDLDKMIEFVNRKTSSRIPRDLLEEKIQELKEVTAQNEAKITELKDQLKKENLNINKLNRDIVKAKQKLKLINPEDETFREIRENLERQLETKTQEKALAEERIVQVQKELREIGGVTFKVRKNIFASYITFFKVTSDSVGALIRSIQVALLTVLISLSIGGMAGYAFARYVFKGKNMLKLSVLFVRMFPGIAIAMPMVIILAQMGFYDKPIGLSLVYSVGQIGMTTWITASIFMGISVELEEAAQVFGTSRWGAFFKVTLPLALPGLAASAMYAFIGSWSETAQAIVLTQFNPTFPVVIYQTLVGTKGMINLVAAGGVTLAFPAVLFTMIIRRYILQMWGGVRV; encoded by the coding sequence ATGGCGAGAAAAAGTGGTAAGAAAATAATCTCAAGCACTGTTTTTTATATATTTGTCGTGGGAATAGCCATGGTTATAATATTTCCGATTTACTTTCTCGTTTCAATATCTTTCATGTCAGATCAGGAAGCTTATGACTGGCCAATAGCTCTAGCTCCGGCTTTTTCAAACACTTTCTTACTTCAAGAGTCCGATGATATTCCAGGAGGATATCTCATAAGCGTTTACAGTAGATCGAAAAAGGATTTCTCTATGATCTTTGATTCTGATGACCTGGATAAGATGATTGAATTTGTAAATAGAAAAACCAGCAGTAGAATCCCAAGAGATTTGCTTGAAGAAAAGATACAGGAACTCAAAGAGGTAACAGCGCAGAACGAAGCAAAAATCACCGAGTTGAAAGATCAGTTGAAGAAAGAAAATCTCAACATAAATAAATTAAACAGAGATATTGTTAAAGCCAAACAGAAGCTAAAACTCATAAATCCGGAAGACGAAACTTTTAGAGAAATCCGCGAAAATCTTGAAAGACAGCTTGAAACAAAGACTCAGGAGAAAGCTCTGGCAGAAGAGAGAATTGTTCAGGTTCAAAAGGAACTGCGAGAAATTGGCGGAGTTACTTTCAAAGTCCGCAAAAATATCTTTGCCAGTTACATAACATTTTTCAAGGTCACTTCTGACTCAGTTGGAGCTTTAATAAGAAGTATTCAGGTTGCATTGTTGACAGTCCTGATTTCACTCTCCATTGGAGGCATGGCCGGATATGCCTTTGCAAGATATGTCTTTAAAGGCAAGAACATGTTAAAGCTTAGCGTGCTCTTTGTGAGGATGTTCCCCGGAATTGCCATAGCTATGCCTATGGTTATAATACTTGCTCAGATGGGCTTCTACGATAAACCAATAGGTCTGTCCCTTGTCTACTCTGTTGGTCAAATAGGAATGACCACATGGATTACAGCGAGCATTTTCATGGGAATTTCAGTGGAGCTTGAAGAGGCCGCTCAGGTTTTTGGCACTTCACGCTGGGGAGCTTTCTTTAAAGTTACTCTTCCTCTAGCACTTCCAGGATTAGCAGCCAGTGCAATGTATGCCTTTATAGGTAGTTGGTCCGAAACTGCCCAAGCCATTGTCTTGACACAGTTCAACCCCACTTTCCCCGTTGTTATATATCAAACTCTTGTCGGGACAAAAGGCATGATAAATCTTGTTGCTGCAGGGGGTGTTACTCTTGCTTTCCCTGCCGTGCTTTTCACCATGATAATAAGAAGATATATCCTCCAAATGTGGGGCGGAGTAAGAGTATAA